The sequence GTTTCCTGTGAGCAATAGGTTGGACTGGGTGGGCTCCACAGGTAGGCTGATGATCTGATTGGTCTTCCTGATCTTGGTCAGCGTCACCTTAGCTATGGGAGGCAGGTGCTTCAGACGGGGGTAGTAAAAGGAGTTTGCAGGGTGGCTCGGGAAGGAAGAAGTAATCTGTGGATGGGAAATGGAGAGGATATTAGTGAATTTATGGTGGTTGATTGAAGATATCAACTTTATTGTTACAGCTGTGTGATGATTGCATAGACTGTGGGTGAAGAAGATCATTGTATGTGAGCGCAACTTTGAACTTGAACTTTAAATGGCGTAAAACAATGCCTACTTCCTGCCTACTGCCATTGCACAACACTCCTGGTCTCAGATTTCTGGATTTGAATTGATGGATGTTGGCTGACTCACCTGTGTTATTTTGTCCTGTGGGAGGGTCTCAAAGTTGGGAGAAGAGAAAGTGAACCCGCTGTCAGTTCCTGCATCGTAAGGGAAAAGCTCCAGAGACACGTTCTCTTTCCACTTGTCACCGTCACACAGGTCAACTGTGTCCACACCCACGAACCAGTCGGGGCTTGGAACGAGCCGCGCGATGAAAGACAACTGCAGATAGAAGGGAGGAAGTAGACCGTGGAGAGGGAGAggtagcagagagagagaaaacaagaatgAATAGATGGGTCAGAATAAAAAGTTGTAATAAGGAGAAAGACACAGGAAGGAAAATGgaacactgtttttattttacataagtCTGATTTATGTTGGGTCATGAGCATCTTCTGCTTCTGACTGCCCTTTTCCTATTGCTGTCACCTCCAGGCTGGAGTTCTCCTTTGGCTCACTCCATCTCATCTCTTGTCCAAGCTTAACATAATGTTCTGTCAGATGTTCCCCAAACTTTATGACCCACCCAGGCACTCATCAGTAGGAAGTTTAACAGCCAGCTCCTGCTGAGGTTTACATAAATTGTAGAGGCATAAATCAGGCCTGCAAATGGAAAAACAGTCTGAAGCTGGTTTTATCATTGCATTCACCATCTTGCAGCATCCACCCTGTGAACGAGGCTTTATGCAACTCTTTTTCTCAAATTTAATCAACAGTTGCAGTAGCATGGGAACTTATGACTTGGTTCAAAATGCACTTTGGTCATAAATTGGAACAATTTCAGTCATTTCTAGGTTTTTTCAGCCTTTACATCATTTTTATAGTTTTGGCATGACTTGCAATAATCAAGCTTGGAGATGCAATAACCTCAGAGGGACTCCTGCAAGGTGCAATGGATGTGCAGACAACATGGTTTAATATTACTACAAAGGCTTTAATTTACTCTAATTTTGTACCAGCTTTGCAAAATTGCCAAATTAGATATCTGCCTTATCCTTGTACTCTACTGTTAGACTGCTTCAGTTCAGCTCAGCGAAGTTCAGCTCAGTTCAAGACTACTAGAAGAATGTAATTACGTGATCTTGGCTCAGGAAAGAATCGCACCACCTCATTGACCCAGAGAGAACCCCTCTGATTTACTTGCAAGTCCTGACCTATACTGGAAGAAAACCAGGTGTCAAGTAACTTACATAGGAGTGTCTGGCGAAGACCTCAAATTCAGTGTTCATATGTCCTGAGCCTCccacaacagcaggagcagagaggatcCCATAAACGCTCTGGATGCGTTCGCCGGCCTCCTCAACTTCCTTCATGATGGTCCAGGCCTCGCCTTTCTCTGCAAACTCCCTCACTCCATTGCTGGCAAACTCATTACGCTGCCACATGTGGTAATCAGAGCTGTGAGTCACTCCTAACAGCAGGGAGAGACGGAGAAGATGTTAGTTGATGCAACAAATACCTCAAAATGTAGTCATAGAATATGTATATAAACTACATTACTTGGGTTATATATTTTGAATGCTACATAACACAATGATATTCTTTGCATCTGTACTGTGTTCAATGAGAATATAGTTTGACACCAGTTTGCACCTACCAATGAGGTTGGACCACTGTGCAGGTGGACGGTAGACTGGATACTGTTTCGGGAAAGCAGCCTGGGTCCACTTGCCAGTAAAAGTTAGCCTGTACTGGGCAGTTTCTGTGGCTGTGCACATGGGGACATCAGTAGGAACAGGCATTGAATAAACACCCACGCCCAGCGTCAGCATCATGAGGAGCAGGTGGGAGAGCGCCTCAGAGATGAAGAGGGTGTTTCTTGTGGCGTCCATGCTGACAAACGTTGATTTTGTAGAGGATGTAGGACCTGAAGGTGGTCtacagaaaggaggagagaagacaTTCATAAGGTTTCTATCAAGCTGTTGATCAAGTGCAGATGTGTGAAGCTGTAATCACAAAATACACACTTTCTCTTGCTTCTTCTAGTGTGCTTTGGCCACACATCAACATGTTTGTCTTTAGTAACTTGTACCAACAGTTAATGACTTCAATCTGGGGATTTAGTTATGTCTCTTCATCCAAAGAGGACCTCTTCTCATCTATTTGTACACACTATCTCTTTGCAGTTACCTGGATTGCAGTAAGTTATTAGTCATATGTCATTGATTTTGACATCTATACTTGAAGTTGTCATTCTCCTGTCAGATCCTGAACATGACAAGACTATGTAGAAGATTTGGTGGCAACAAAGCGTCTGGTTGAACCTCCACTGTGGAGTTTAACTAGTGGGGCATGTGAGTCAGATGGGAACAGTCTTCActtaactgtgttttttttccactgtttaGACTTGTAAAGCCAGTAAAGGGGGGGGGAGGACGAGATCTTGTATTAATTAAGAAGCAATTGCGCAAAGTTTGGTCTATGTTGTTGCTGTAGTTACAGCCCGGGAAGCTCTGAATTCCAGGCTCAGGAATATCATCTAATCGCATGAAGCCACGCCAGCTGACATTTGTAGCAGTGGATAGCTCGCTCTCTAAGCTGTATTACCAGTAACATGGAACTCTCAACTTTTGCTCCATCtactttctttttaacattttcatttaagagACACAGCTCTCAATGTTCCCCTGTGGGAAATCTTCATTGATGCTCcttttttgagctgtatttgCACAAAGAGCTCATAGAGTAATGTGCAGATGTGCTCCTTCTGCTCTATGCAAAACTTTAATGACACTTAAAGTTGTACAACTTTTTACTGAATGACAGTAGATATATTTTCACAAAAGTAATGTGGTTGATGCTTGTCTGCAAATGTTTGCATCCTCTGCAGAACTCATTTCTACTATATAAAGTGTATTTCATCCATAACATTTCAGCAGCATCTGCACTGGCATCAACTGCTAGTAAACTGCCTTCCATAAATCAGCATTCTTTCATGCAGAACATCAAATGTtactctctctgtgctgcaatGTGATGGGTGTAGGTGTGGTGCAGAAACTACTCACTGATTCTTCTCGGTGTTCCAGGAGAATGAAGGGCTGCAGCAGATGAGTAGAGTGTTGGGCTGGAGGTGGAGAGAAGGGGTGA is a genomic window of Notolabrus celidotus isolate fNotCel1 chromosome 8, fNotCel1.pri, whole genome shotgun sequence containing:
- the spon2b gene encoding spondin-2b yields the protein MDATRNTLFISEALSHLLLMMLTLGVGVYSMPVPTDVPMCTATETAQYRLTFTGKWTQAAFPKQYPVYRPPAQWSNLIGVTHSSDYHMWQRNEFASNGVREFAEKGEAWTIMKEVEEAGERIQSVYGILSAPAVVGGSGHMNTEFEVFARHSYLSFIARLVPSPDWFVGVDTVDLCDGDKWKENVSLELFPYDAGTDSGFTFSSPNFETLPQDKITQITSSFPSHPANSFYYPRLKHLPPIAKVTLTKIRKTNQIISLPVEPTQSNLLLTGNEIDDSPINTPLDCEVSVWSPWGLCKGKCGDSGVQHRTRYVLMHPANNGAACPLLEEDRKCFPDNCL